Proteins from a single region of Ischnura elegans chromosome 2, ioIscEleg1.1, whole genome shotgun sequence:
- the LOC124154598 gene encoding 1,2-dihydroxy-3-keto-5-methylthiopentene dioxygenase isoform X2 gives MVSAWLMDNDSGDQRLEHHRSPPVFVSLDDLSKTAGVEYFKVNLESLDTELEDIKRKRGYSYEDEINISRDHLPNYEEKLKIFFQEHLHTDEEIRLVLEGSGYFDVRDHEENWNFIRAKRYFVGEPVWTPHNRPCDEMECRKNYLESMKKKMEE, from the exons ATGGTTTCTGCTTGGTTAATGGACAATGATTCGGGTGATCAGCGTCTGGAGCATCACAGAAGTCCTCCCGTTTTTGTCTCCCTCGATGACTTATCGAAGACTGCGGGAGTTGAATACTTTAAG GTGAATTTAGAGTCACTGGATACTGAATTGGAGGATATTAAGAGAAAAAGAGGCTATTCATACgaggatgaaataaatatttcccgtgATCACTTGCCAAACTATGAAGAAAAG ttgaaaattttttttcaagagcaTCTGCATACTGATGAAGAAATAAGATTGGTTTTGGAAGGATCTGGGTACTTTGATGTCAGAGATCATGAAGAAAACTGG AATTTTATCCGTGCCAAGAGATATTTTGTTGGTGAGCCAGTTTGGACACCCCATAACAGACCGTGTGATGAAATGGAATGTCGCAAGAATTATCTTGAatcgatgaagaaaaaaatggaagaatga
- the LOC124154598 gene encoding 1,2-dihydroxy-3-keto-5-methylthiopentene dioxygenase isoform X1: MVSAWLMDNDSGDQRLEHHRSPPVFVSLDDLSKTAGVEYFKVNLESLDTELEDIKRKRGYSYEDEINISRDHLPNYEEKLKIFFQEHLHTDEEIRLVLEGSGYFDVRDHEENWVRILVTPGDLLILPAGIYHRFTLDTNNFIRAKRYFVGEPVWTPHNRPCDEMECRKNYLESMKKKMEE; encoded by the exons ATGGTTTCTGCTTGGTTAATGGACAATGATTCGGGTGATCAGCGTCTGGAGCATCACAGAAGTCCTCCCGTTTTTGTCTCCCTCGATGACTTATCGAAGACTGCGGGAGTTGAATACTTTAAG GTGAATTTAGAGTCACTGGATACTGAATTGGAGGATATTAAGAGAAAAAGAGGCTATTCATACgaggatgaaataaatatttcccgtgATCACTTGCCAAACTATGAAGAAAAG ttgaaaattttttttcaagagcaTCTGCATACTGATGAAGAAATAAGATTGGTTTTGGAAGGATCTGGGTACTTTGATGTCAGAGATCATGAAGAAAACTGGGTGCGAATTTTGGTCACACCAGGTGATCTTCTTATCCTTCCAGCTGGCATATACCACAGATTCACTCTTGACACAAAT AATTTTATCCGTGCCAAGAGATATTTTGTTGGTGAGCCAGTTTGGACACCCCATAACAGACCGTGTGATGAAATGGAATGTCGCAAGAATTATCTTGAatcgatgaagaaaaaaatggaagaatga